The genomic DNA aataatTTAGAGTAAAGTCTCTGAAACAATCAAAACAtcatcaactttttttttttttcccttctctcCACCATGCAAATTATTAACTTTGGTTATTCAATTTACAACTCTCTAAGTCCTTTTATTgatatgttttctcttttttattaattgttattgGATTGTACCGACTCAATCTTGGCCTTGGCCCAATCTCAGCCCCTAGCCCCTGGCCCGAACTCGGCCCTTAACCTGTGGACCAATCCGAGGCTTGACCCTGATCCTGCGTTGATGTACAACAACATCATTCACTACAGGAAAAAGGGGTATTGGCGGCGAAGTTTTTTCGATGGTTTTAATAAGCGTCGGGAAAACACCAcaattaccggcggttttaagaACCGCCAGTGATAGGTCAAAATGATCGGCGATTTCAAAATCGCCGGTAATGGGTTACACATCTtcggcaattttaaaaaatcgcctgTGATTTTTGAAGCATAACCAgtggtttaaaaaaaaatgtcagtTGTGTTTAAccatccccggcggttttaacCATCctcggcggttttaaaaccgccggggataggACTATATAAGACTCAGCCCAATTCTCTCCCGCGCGCACCCGGCCGCATTGATCTTCCCCTAACCCCCTTCGATCCCTTCCAAAATCCCCCCCTCAAACCCTAACATTATCTAGCTCGCTcctcgctgcctccctcgatCACGCTCGCTAgctcgcctcgccctccctcgctcactctcagtcgctctcgccctcgacctcgccctccctcgctcactctcagtcgctctcgccaTCGGCCTcaccctccctcgctcactgatCAGTCGCACATGCAACCAGAGAAGTGTTGATTGGAATTGGGGTAAATTACAGTTCGATTGCTCCGCGATAGTTGTTCTTCATTGATCAGGTTTGTCTCCAACTTGTGTATAATGTATCTCTATCGTTTATTTATCTGTTTATACGTATGAATTTTGCGTGTTATCCTAGATCCTCTGTTTTTGGGGTAAATTACAAACTTAGTGTTGGTGAATTCAGGTTTGCAAGATTGTACCTGGTCAGAGATACTCGAAAAGGCTGAATGAGAGGCAAATAACTGCTTTACTTAAGGTGACCTGTCAACATCCTCATGAAAGAGAGTACGACATTCTTCAGGTTGTTTTCttatcaacttttttttttggttttttttgttgagtattttaacaattagtGCCCTTGACAATGAATTGTTTTTTTCTGTATTTATTGTGGCAGATACAAGTCCTGGATGTATATTTCTTTGAGACATTTACGTGTCTATGGGGAACTAATTAGTGGAAATAGCTTTCATTTTGTAAATAATAGAATGTAATAACCCATTTTTGgttggaatttaaaatatagaacacAAGTTATATAATAACTTTGGGATGTCATGTGGCTTGTTTggtttatagatgattttagtactttatgttaaaatatgttttttaacatattttaaaaaacatatgGGGAATTGTTTTTTAACTTTGGTTTAAGGTGTTGTTTATTACTCAGGATATTGTTCCGTGTGGGTATGGCTGTTTTGTAAACTGGGGCTGTTGGAATTCATGGAAATAAATGAGGAAAGGGGGCAGTGGGGGAGAAATTGTTGAGATTCTTGAGAAACATTTTGTTGTGGAAAgaggaaaaattgaagagaggaaaaatggaGGAGATGAGAGAGTGCTCCTGTTTCTTCTGAACTTTTCCTATCTTTACACCTTAAATCCAAATGGGGAATGATAATTTGTTTTCCTTGCGCTCAGTTTTGAGCAATCAACCTTACCTCAAATGGAACTACTTCTCTAAGTAGGAGTGCTTTTTgcttaaaacaataattttgtaTGCTTTTTAGCATATCTTTTTCTCATCCAATGGTGTATGATATGTTCATGTATAGTGACTGTTAATCTGTTTGGAATTGTCTATCACTGCCATGTTTGTATTGACTGTGTCAAGTGTGATATAATAATTGAAAGTTTGTATTAGTGCTATTTATGTTAGGGCATGTGGTGTAGTCTAATACATTGCAGCAAGTTTCTTCTGGGTTTTTTGCCATGTCCTTGTGTGCTTTGGTCACTCTTCTGGTGTGGGATTCTATATTTCATGCCATGCCTTTTCTTGCTCCCTGTATTTATCTGTCTTCTTGAGTTGCGCAATTGAATAGTTTGAAACTGTACTTTGTTTTGATGGAATGCCCTAATTTTCCTTCATCACAAGAAACTTTTTGCTACAAACCCCACCAGGTATTGAAACAAATTGAATCCCCTTAGTAAAGAATGATGGAATGCCCTAATATGTTCTTTGTAATTTCTTCCCACATTAGTGATGTAATATGTAGGAGAAAATTGTCATGTTTGTCAttcattttttatcataatGCGCAATGTTGCTGTAAGTAAATATGTTGGATATTTGATTGATGCTTGTAGCTTATCTGTTTGGCTCATTTTATTGATTATCAGTGCTAGCGAAGACAGTATGCATgcataatttatcttatttcttttttatttgaaaaaagaaaaagaaagagagttaTGGTAATGGTGGAACAGTGAACAGTTGGATCTGCATAAACTTTTCAAGGAATGTGCAAGACAGTGTGGCTCGTAGTTTTTGTTCTGAGCTTGCACAAATGTGTGTAATTTTAGGAATGGTATGGGCCTTTTCATGTATCTTAATTTACTTAAATCATTTCTTGTAACTGTTCCGCTTTTTGGagaacaaattcaaaatttgacaaggtgaagcaactctttttttttatcattgtgATGACATTGAGTTGTTTCATCTGAGCCTTGGGGTGGTCTGAATAGGTATTTCATCGCGAACATGTGCTTCCACCAATCAGTGCCCGCCCTGATCAGGTAGAAAGGGTCTTGAAAGCTCGGTTCCATGATGCTATGACCAAACTGCATCCTCAGGGCAAGGAGCTGGACCTGCTTATTGTCATTTTGCCTGATAATAATGGTACTCTATATGGTATGGAATTCACATTGGTTCAAAGAATGCTTcatattcatttctattttgggTTCAACATGTTGCATTTCTTCTGTTGAACTATATTATGTCTTCAGGTGATGTGAAGCGGATTTGTGAGACAGATCTTGGCATTGTTTCCCAGTGCTGTTTAACAAAGCATGTATTTAGGATGAATAAACAATATCTTGCAAATATGGCCTTGAAGATTAACGTGAAAGTTGGGGGAAGGAATACAGTACTTGTTGATGCACTCTCAAGGCGCATACCTCTAGTTAGTGATGTACCAACCATCATTTTTGGGGCTGATGTTACCCATCATTTCAATGAAGCTAGTTGTTGTTGCATTATGGTCATGATTTGCA from Diospyros lotus cultivar Yz01 chromosome 4, ASM1463336v1, whole genome shotgun sequence includes the following:
- the LOC127799204 gene encoding protein argonaute 1-like encodes the protein MRNVAVFHREHVLPPISARPDQVERVLKARFHDAMTKLHPQGKELDLLIVILPDNNGTLYGDVKRICETDLGIVSQCCLTKHVFRMNKQYLANMALKINVKVGGRNTVLVDALSRRIPLVSDVPTIIFGADVTHHFNEASCCCIMVMICNIVAGQNKVDED